A part of Streptomyces sp. NBC_01235 genomic DNA contains:
- a CDS encoding NAD-dependent epimerase/dehydratase family protein, with translation MRILVAGATGVVGRPLVGALRARGHQVGALVRERSRADAPDADEVVVADALDREAVLSAVSAVRPEVVVHQLSALRLLRDDPPEAFAQTARLRTEGTAHLVEAARAAGARRLVAQSIAFAAAPAGPAVLDEDAPLYVDAPDPGWAATVRAAAELERLVLDGGPDLAGLVLRYGTLYGPGTAYARDGGTGQRVLAGKFPLPEGGAGITSFLHVEDAVGAAVAAVESEATGVLHVTDDEPAPAAQWLPHYARTLGAPPPRTIPAALAPRLLGWFMTHQLTTARGAAGDRARTTLGWKPQRPSWRDGLGRE, from the coding sequence GTGCGGATACTCGTCGCCGGGGCCACCGGAGTGGTCGGACGTCCGCTGGTGGGCGCCCTGCGAGCGCGCGGCCACCAGGTCGGCGCGCTGGTGCGTGAGCGGTCCCGGGCCGACGCCCCGGACGCGGACGAGGTCGTCGTCGCCGACGCCCTCGACCGCGAGGCCGTGCTGTCGGCGGTGTCGGCCGTCCGGCCCGAGGTGGTCGTCCACCAGTTGTCGGCGCTGCGCCTGCTGCGCGACGACCCTCCGGAAGCCTTCGCGCAGACCGCGCGGCTGCGCACCGAGGGCACGGCCCATCTGGTCGAGGCGGCCCGGGCGGCCGGTGCCCGACGGCTGGTCGCACAGTCCATCGCCTTCGCCGCCGCCCCCGCCGGGCCCGCGGTCCTCGACGAGGACGCGCCGCTGTACGTGGACGCCCCGGACCCGGGCTGGGCCGCCACCGTACGGGCCGCCGCCGAACTGGAGCGGCTGGTCCTGGACGGCGGCCCCGACCTCGCGGGCCTGGTGCTGCGGTACGGCACCCTGTACGGCCCCGGCACCGCGTACGCCCGGGACGGCGGGACCGGGCAGCGCGTGCTGGCCGGGAAGTTCCCGCTGCCCGAGGGCGGGGCCGGAATCACGTCCTTCCTGCATGTGGAGGACGCCGTGGGAGCGGCCGTCGCCGCCGTCGAGTCGGAGGCCACCGGTGTCCTCCACGTGACGGACGACGAACCGGCCCCGGCCGCCCAGTGGCTGCCGCACTACGCCCGCACGCTCGGCGCCCCGCCCCCGCGCACGATCCCGGCGGCACTCGCGCCCCGGCTGCTGGGCTGGTTCATGACCCATCAGCTCACCACGGCACGCGGAGCGGCGGGCGACCGGGCCCGTACGACGCTCGGCTGGAAGCCGCAGCGGCCGAGCTGGCGCGACGGGCTGGGCCGGGAATGA
- a CDS encoding FUSC family protein, which yields MLKRAFVAPDPGRARLRFASRAVLGIGLAVALCGLAGLSLTAAITGGLAALLALFTVTDATVRAQAVTTALLPVVGLPVLALAAVLHELPVARDLAFLAVVGAGAYARRWGPRGHSLGVFAFMTFFAAQFLHTVPGRLPELYAAVLTSLAASSAMRFGVWCYERRQPAPVAAVAPPAGGTGLARITTRQAIQATAGAGIALVVGQALSDQRWYWAVGATWWVFVNTTSRGETLIRGFRRFLGTVIGIVLGLVVALPLHGEPVATAVIVALAVFGIFYSAAVSYTWMMLAVTVMASALYGLLGLLDPALLALRVTETAVGALGAVLAVLLVLPVTTHSVTDAWVERALRCVHTCTAEAAARLAGSPTADPARRVAELEQILARVRQSLAPLVHPLSPLRARKGRARRVLALLDDCAREVRGLSSVAADPEASHDARLVAACWRVEAAVEALTAPPPDGPRHPAEFAAAPHRAPAEPVLAHLHALEQALLELAVPLRGSHRVSLGA from the coding sequence TTGCTGAAGAGGGCTTTCGTGGCACCGGATCCGGGGCGTGCGCGGCTGCGGTTCGCCTCCCGGGCCGTGCTGGGTATCGGGCTCGCCGTCGCACTGTGCGGTCTGGCCGGGCTTTCGCTGACGGCGGCGATCACCGGAGGTCTGGCCGCTCTGCTCGCTCTGTTCACGGTGACCGACGCGACGGTGCGCGCGCAGGCCGTGACGACCGCTCTGCTCCCGGTCGTCGGGCTGCCGGTGCTCGCTCTCGCGGCCGTCCTGCACGAGCTGCCCGTCGCCCGCGACCTGGCCTTCCTCGCCGTCGTGGGGGCCGGCGCGTACGCACGGCGCTGGGGGCCGCGCGGGCACTCGCTCGGCGTGTTCGCGTTCATGACCTTCTTCGCCGCGCAGTTCCTGCACACCGTCCCCGGCCGGCTGCCGGAGCTGTACGCGGCGGTGCTGACGTCGTTGGCGGCGTCGTCGGCGATGCGGTTCGGGGTGTGGTGCTACGAGCGGCGGCAGCCGGCGCCGGTGGCCGCCGTCGCCCCGCCGGCCGGCGGTACGGGGCTGGCGCGGATCACGACCCGGCAGGCGATACAGGCGACCGCGGGCGCCGGGATCGCCCTCGTCGTCGGGCAGGCGCTGTCCGACCAGCGGTGGTACTGGGCGGTGGGCGCCACGTGGTGGGTGTTCGTCAACACCACCTCGCGCGGCGAGACGCTGATACGGGGCTTCCGGCGGTTCCTCGGGACCGTCATCGGCATCGTGCTGGGCCTGGTCGTGGCCCTGCCCCTGCACGGGGAGCCGGTGGCGACCGCCGTGATCGTCGCGCTCGCCGTCTTCGGGATCTTCTACTCCGCCGCCGTCTCCTACACGTGGATGATGCTCGCCGTCACGGTCATGGCCAGCGCGCTGTACGGGCTGCTCGGCCTGCTCGACCCGGCCCTGCTCGCCCTCCGGGTGACCGAGACGGCCGTGGGGGCGCTGGGCGCCGTACTGGCGGTGCTGCTGGTGCTCCCGGTGACCACGCACTCCGTCACCGACGCGTGGGTGGAGCGTGCCCTGCGCTGCGTGCACACCTGTACCGCAGAGGCCGCCGCCCGGCTCGCCGGTTCCCCGACGGCGGACCCGGCCCGGCGGGTGGCCGAGCTGGAGCAGATCCTGGCCCGGGTCCGGCAGTCCCTGGCGCCGCTGGTGCATCCGCTCAGCCCGCTTCGGGCCCGCAAGGGCCGGGCCCGGCGTGTCCTCGCGCTGCTCGACGACTGCGCCCGCGAGGTGCGCGGACTGTCCTCGGTCGCCGCGGACCCCGAGGCCTCGCACGACGCCCGGCTCGTCGCCGCCTGCTGGCGCGTGGAGGCCGCCGTCGAGGCGCTCACCGCCCCGCCGCCCGACGGACCGCGCCACCCCGCGGAGTTCGCCGCCGCGCCGCACCGCGCGCCGGCCGAGCCGGTACTGGCCCATCTCCACGCCCTGGAACAGGCACTTCTCGAACTCGCCGTGCCCCTGCGCGGATCCCACCGGGTCTCGCTCGGCGCCTGA
- a CDS encoding class I adenylate-forming enzyme family protein — MLISRQERARICSDTELGAGNVLERLKAYGRPLDETVLRTDGGWHAPDGSRPEALTLGRLHEVVETYAGWYAAQGVRPRDPVAVHSSSSAEFAVNFLALTSLGAIPSFVNGNLAPEIAGEYVRRQGAVGAFTDRAHREVLADSGLGFRVTADDIRPEHRASLPAAYPYRHHPTDPVLISHSSGTTGMPKGVPHTHRTLMYAQLHRLRYSTGTDMERTLVGLPGAHNAMVATLLYCLLLRTDIKLLSSQRGGEVLDAVEEFRPTTVLAFAGTFGEMAAEDLTSRDLSSVQVWFNTGDAAHEAHIRALVRHGSHLEIRRDLSRVRVDGSVFVDGLGSSEAGYSVFHNRHTKDTSAYSRCVGKPISFAEAAVLAEDGTPLPPGRIGRLGLKSPTLTPGYWNDSLTWNRMRLGGYWLTGDLAHQDEDGNFYHLDRAPDTVRTRDGIVFSTRTEELLLAELPELADCTVVGVAPDGVRADWDGDGEAEAYALLQLADENGEESGDDGDDRDEVWTGRVNTVLAGAGFPPVTRALRMKPDDVAKGATGKVLKRVMRDRFAAKEQHA; from the coding sequence ATGCTCATCAGTAGGCAGGAGCGGGCACGGATCTGCTCCGACACCGAACTGGGCGCCGGCAACGTCCTGGAGCGACTGAAGGCGTACGGCCGTCCGCTCGACGAAACCGTGCTGCGCACGGACGGCGGCTGGCACGCGCCGGACGGCAGCCGCCCCGAGGCGCTGACGCTCGGACGGCTGCACGAGGTCGTCGAGACGTACGCGGGCTGGTACGCCGCACAGGGCGTGCGGCCCCGCGACCCGGTCGCCGTCCACTCCTCCTCCAGCGCCGAGTTCGCGGTGAACTTCCTGGCGCTGACCTCCCTCGGCGCGATTCCCTCGTTCGTCAACGGCAATCTGGCCCCGGAGATCGCCGGGGAGTACGTACGCCGGCAGGGCGCGGTCGGCGCGTTCACGGACCGCGCCCACCGGGAGGTACTGGCGGACTCCGGGCTCGGCTTCCGCGTCACCGCCGACGACATCCGCCCCGAGCACCGCGCGTCGCTGCCGGCGGCGTACCCCTACCGACACCACCCGACCGACCCGGTGCTCATCTCGCACTCCTCCGGCACCACCGGCATGCCCAAGGGCGTGCCGCACACCCACCGCACGCTGATGTACGCGCAGTTGCACCGGCTGCGCTACTCCACCGGCACCGACATGGAGCGCACCCTGGTCGGGCTGCCGGGCGCGCACAACGCCATGGTGGCCACGCTGCTCTACTGCCTGCTGCTGCGCACCGACATCAAACTCCTCTCCAGCCAGCGCGGCGGCGAAGTGCTCGACGCCGTCGAGGAGTTCCGGCCGACCACCGTGCTGGCCTTCGCCGGCACGTTCGGCGAGATGGCCGCCGAGGACCTGACGAGCCGTGACCTGTCCAGCGTGCAGGTGTGGTTCAACACCGGCGACGCGGCGCACGAGGCGCACATCAGGGCCCTCGTCCGGCACGGCAGCCACCTGGAGATCCGCCGGGACCTGAGCCGCGTCCGGGTGGACGGCTCGGTCTTCGTGGACGGGCTCGGCTCCTCGGAGGCCGGCTACTCCGTCTTCCACAACCGGCACACCAAGGACACCTCGGCCTACTCGCGCTGCGTGGGCAAGCCGATCAGTTTCGCCGAGGCCGCCGTGCTCGCCGAGGACGGCACCCCGCTGCCGCCGGGGCGGATCGGCCGCCTCGGCCTGAAGTCGCCGACCCTCACGCCCGGTTACTGGAACGACTCGCTGACCTGGAACCGGATGCGGCTCGGCGGCTACTGGCTCACCGGGGACCTCGCCCACCAGGACGAGGACGGCAACTTCTACCACCTCGACCGGGCACCGGACACCGTCCGCACCCGCGACGGGATCGTCTTCAGCACCCGCACCGAGGAACTCCTCCTGGCCGAACTGCCCGAACTGGCCGACTGCACGGTCGTCGGCGTCGCTCCGGACGGCGTCCGGGCGGACTGGGACGGCGACGGGGAGGCCGAGGCGTACGCGCTGCTCCAACTCGCAGACGAGAACGGCGAGGAGAGCGGCGACGACGGCGACGACAGGGACGAGGTGTGGACCGGGCGGGTCAACACCGTCCTGGCGGGCGCCGGATTCCCGCCGGTGACCCGGGCCCTGCGGATGAAGCCGGACGACGTGGCCAAGGGCGCCACCGGCAAGGTTCTCAAACGAGTGATGCGCGACAGGTTCGCCGCCAAGGAGCAGCACGCATGA
- a CDS encoding class-II fumarase/aspartase family protein has product MSVNALSVGTDAGLLAPTWADTPAAAEVTDEAWLQAMLDAEVALVRAQCAVGLTPAAAAEAIASAARADRLDPVALARAARATANPVVALVTAFTEVVAAQEPAAAEYVHRGSTSQDILDSAAMLVARRVLALIAADLERVRAALATLAATHRHTVLAGRTLTQHAVPTTLGLKAAGWLQLVADALARVRALASALPAQLGGAAGTLAAYGEYAALDGGKSEDAVELLRPFAQALDLAEPVIPWHTARTPVADLGAVLQLVTGALGKFALDVQTLSRTEIGEVSEPVAAGRGASSAMPQKRNPALATLIVSAARQVPAHALVLAQCMLAEDERPAGAWHAEWQPLREALRLTGGAAHTAVELAEGLVVHPDRMRANLELTGGAILTERLTAALAPALGRARAKKLLTAAAAEADGSGRPLAEVLSAHPELSARFTPDRLAELLDPARYTGAADALVERALRGYGRGYVGGYGDADVTVPTREGGAR; this is encoded by the coding sequence ATGAGCGTGAACGCGCTGTCCGTGGGCACCGACGCGGGCCTGCTCGCCCCCACCTGGGCGGACACGCCGGCCGCGGCCGAGGTGACCGACGAGGCGTGGCTCCAGGCCATGCTGGACGCCGAAGTGGCCCTGGTGCGGGCCCAGTGCGCCGTCGGGCTCACCCCGGCCGCCGCGGCGGAGGCGATCGCCTCGGCGGCCCGTGCGGACCGGCTGGACCCGGTCGCCCTCGCCCGCGCGGCACGGGCCACGGCCAACCCGGTGGTCGCACTGGTCACCGCCTTCACCGAGGTGGTCGCCGCCCAGGAGCCGGCCGCGGCCGAGTACGTGCACCGCGGATCCACCAGCCAGGACATCCTCGACTCGGCGGCCATGCTGGTCGCCCGCCGGGTGCTCGCCCTGATCGCCGCCGACCTGGAACGCGTCCGCGCCGCCCTCGCCACGCTGGCCGCCACCCACCGCCACACCGTGCTGGCCGGGCGCACCCTGACCCAGCACGCGGTGCCCACCACCCTCGGTCTCAAGGCGGCCGGCTGGCTCCAGCTGGTCGCCGACGCCCTGGCCCGCGTACGGGCGCTCGCGTCCGCCCTCCCGGCCCAGCTCGGCGGCGCGGCCGGCACCCTCGCCGCGTACGGCGAGTACGCGGCACTGGACGGCGGGAAGAGCGAGGACGCGGTGGAACTGCTGAGGCCGTTCGCGCAGGCGCTCGACCTGGCCGAACCGGTGATCCCCTGGCACACCGCGCGCACGCCCGTCGCGGACCTGGGGGCGGTGCTCCAGTTGGTCACCGGGGCGCTCGGGAAGTTCGCGCTCGATGTGCAGACGCTCTCGCGCACCGAGATCGGTGAGGTGTCCGAGCCGGTGGCCGCCGGGCGCGGGGCCTCCTCCGCCATGCCGCAGAAGCGTAATCCCGCGCTCGCCACGCTCATCGTGTCGGCCGCCCGGCAGGTCCCCGCGCACGCCCTCGTCCTCGCCCAGTGCATGCTCGCCGAGGACGAGCGGCCCGCCGGGGCGTGGCACGCCGAGTGGCAGCCGCTCCGGGAGGCGCTGCGCCTGACGGGCGGTGCCGCGCACACCGCCGTGGAGCTCGCGGAGGGGCTGGTCGTCCACCCGGACCGGATGCGCGCCAACCTGGAACTGACCGGCGGCGCCATCCTCACCGAACGGCTGACGGCGGCGCTCGCCCCGGCGCTCGGCAGGGCGCGGGCGAAGAAGCTGCTGACCGCCGCCGCGGCCGAGGCCGACGGCAGCGGACGTCCCCTCGCCGAGGTGCTGTCCGCCCATCCCGAACTGTCGGCCCGCTTCACCCCGGACCGGCTCGCGGAACTCCTCGACCCGGCCCGGTACACGGGCGCGGCCGACGCGTTGGTCGAGCGGGCACTGCGCGGATACGGGCGCGGATACGTGGGCGGATACGGGGATGCCGACGTCACCGTCCCGACGCGCGAAGGGGGCGCCCGGTGA
- a CDS encoding MFS transporter, translating into MSAVSRTEEARTPVAAPRSWPVLLVVVCAQMLIWLDTSILNVAVTTLADPAEGLGATPAELEWVASAYTLVFAGTLFAGGALADRFGPRTTLLAGLALFGAASGAGAFAGNAAWLIVARAFMGAGSALLMPATLSVIVQSTPEEKRTRAIAIWSSSSGLGVAVGPVVGGALLSHFWWGSVFLVNVPIVALCLAGVVAVVPALKGPRRRVLDLPGLALSVLGLGGVVYGVIELGNGRSAHGLHVLLPLVLGGALLTAFVAGQRRSPAPSLDLRLFRQPGFTAGSVVLLIAFMALAGHLFYAAFYLQGPRGLSPADAGTVMIAAAVGIVLGSQASPAMSRLLSARWTVAAGVLATAATYVGYLWFDAGTPIPVVVTLLWVQGFGMGLVGTPVTAVMMSGVPPQLAGAGSAVNSVTRQVGGTLGVAMAGSILSAVYRDRMADATLPGGPGELSPAARDQARTSAEAARSLAGSLRLPELAAAADRAFLDAMYAATFWTAVLAFVGFVVAAVGLRARKADGETGGNRKDRDTK; encoded by the coding sequence GTGAGCGCCGTGAGCCGCACCGAAGAGGCCAGGACACCGGTCGCGGCCCCCCGGTCCTGGCCCGTCCTCCTGGTCGTCGTCTGCGCCCAGATGCTGATCTGGCTGGACACCTCGATCCTCAACGTCGCGGTCACCACGCTGGCCGACCCGGCCGAGGGACTGGGCGCGACCCCCGCCGAGCTGGAGTGGGTGGCGAGCGCCTACACCCTGGTCTTCGCCGGCACCCTCTTCGCGGGCGGCGCGCTCGCCGACCGCTTCGGCCCGCGGACCACACTCCTCGCCGGACTGGCGCTGTTCGGCGCCGCCTCCGGGGCCGGCGCGTTCGCCGGGAACGCGGCCTGGCTGATCGTGGCGCGCGCCTTCATGGGCGCGGGCAGCGCGCTGCTGATGCCGGCGACCCTCTCGGTGATCGTTCAGAGCACCCCTGAGGAGAAACGCACCCGCGCCATCGCCATCTGGAGCTCGTCCAGCGGTCTGGGCGTGGCCGTCGGCCCGGTCGTGGGCGGAGCACTGCTCAGCCACTTCTGGTGGGGTTCGGTCTTCCTGGTCAACGTGCCGATCGTGGCCCTGTGTCTGGCCGGCGTGGTGGCCGTGGTGCCCGCGCTGAAGGGCCCCAGGCGCAGGGTGCTCGACCTGCCGGGCCTCGCGCTGTCGGTCCTCGGCCTCGGCGGCGTGGTCTACGGCGTCATCGAGCTCGGCAACGGCCGGAGCGCGCACGGGCTCCACGTCCTGCTGCCCCTCGTCCTGGGCGGCGCGCTGCTCACCGCCTTCGTGGCCGGTCAGCGCAGGTCCCCGGCGCCCAGCCTGGACCTGCGGCTCTTCCGGCAGCCCGGGTTCACGGCCGGAAGCGTGGTGCTGCTGATCGCGTTCATGGCACTGGCCGGGCACCTGTTCTACGCGGCCTTCTATCTCCAGGGGCCCCGCGGGCTCTCCCCGGCCGACGCCGGCACCGTGATGATCGCCGCCGCCGTCGGCATCGTCCTGGGCAGCCAGGCGTCCCCGGCGATGAGCAGGCTGCTGTCGGCCCGCTGGACGGTCGCGGCCGGAGTCCTGGCCACGGCGGCCACCTACGTCGGCTACCTGTGGTTCGACGCGGGCACCCCGATCCCGGTCGTCGTCACCTTGCTGTGGGTGCAGGGGTTCGGCATGGGCCTGGTCGGCACACCGGTCACGGCCGTGATGATGAGCGGGGTGCCACCGCAGCTCGCGGGCGCCGGATCGGCCGTCAACAGCGTCACCCGGCAGGTGGGCGGGACGCTCGGGGTGGCGATGGCCGGTTCGATCCTCTCCGCCGTGTACCGGGACCGCATGGCGGACGCCACGCTGCCCGGCGGTCCGGGGGAGCTCTCCCCGGCCGCGCGGGACCAGGCCCGCACCTCGGCCGAGGCGGCCCGCTCACTGGCCGGTTCGCTGCGGCTGCCCGAACTGGCCGCCGCGGCCGACCGCGCCTTCCTCGACGCCATGTACGCGGCCACGTTCTGGACCGCCGTACTCGCCTTCGTCGGGTTCGTCGTGGCCGCCGTGGGGCTGCGCGCACGGAAGGCCGACGGCGAGACCGGAGGGAACCGAAAGGACAGGGACACGAAATGA
- a CDS encoding FAD/NAD(P)-binding protein, which yields MTGRSGQSGRTARTGRAGTGGALAIGVVGAGPRGLSVLERICANAAGTGRPVAVHLVDPYPPGPGAVWRTGQPGELLMNTVASQVTLFTDDSVDCVGPSVAGPSLYAWARMIAQGTGDHPDRVLDEARRLGPDTYPTRAFHGHYLEWVFRHLLRTAPEEVTVHTHRSTAVALDDASDGRQTVTLENGVRLAGMDSVVLALGHGELVPDRDEREPADFAARHGLTYVGPGNPADAALEGIAPGTPVVLRGLGLNFFDHLALLTEGRGGTFKESETGLVYLPSGNEPMLYAGSRRGVPYHARGENEKGAFGRHHPRFLTQEIIAGLRRRADDGRPVTFREGIWPLIDREVRTVYHRAWIRAAHGTWAAEEFVRLTLAGRCPEEDLLDRYAVPRGERWNWQRIERPYGERAFAGRDDFRNWLLEYLRRDLAEARLGNVNGPLKAALDALRDLRNEIRLAVDHGGVSGESYAGELAGWYTPLNAFTSIGPPAFRIEQLIALVEAGTLHVVGPGMRVRPSASERGFLVDAELVSEPPVRVGALIEARLPDVDLRRSANPLLRALLAAGACVPYRLGGHETGGLAVTGGPPRLVDAAGRAHPRRYAFGVPTEGVRWVTAVGVRPGVGSVTLEDSDAIARAVLLLPAAEAPSLSASLTTHQT from the coding sequence ATGACAGGACGGTCAGGACAGTCAGGACGGACGGCTCGGACCGGGCGGGCAGGAACCGGGGGCGCCCTCGCGATCGGTGTCGTCGGCGCCGGTCCGCGCGGGCTCTCCGTCCTGGAGCGGATCTGTGCCAACGCGGCAGGCACCGGCCGGCCGGTCGCGGTGCACCTCGTGGACCCGTACCCGCCCGGTCCGGGCGCGGTGTGGCGCACCGGTCAGCCGGGCGAGCTGCTGATGAACACGGTCGCCTCCCAGGTGACCCTGTTCACCGACGACAGTGTGGACTGCGTGGGCCCGTCCGTAGCGGGGCCCAGCCTGTACGCGTGGGCGCGCATGATCGCGCAGGGCACCGGCGACCACCCGGACCGGGTCCTGGACGAGGCGCGGCGGCTCGGCCCGGACACCTATCCGACCCGGGCTTTCCACGGCCACTACCTGGAGTGGGTGTTCCGGCACCTGTTACGCACCGCGCCCGAGGAGGTGACGGTCCACACGCACCGGTCGACCGCGGTCGCGCTGGACGACGCCTCCGACGGGCGGCAGACGGTGACGCTGGAGAACGGCGTCCGGCTGGCCGGGATGGACTCGGTGGTGCTGGCCCTCGGCCACGGGGAGCTGGTCCCCGACCGGGACGAACGCGAGCCGGCCGACTTCGCCGCCCGGCACGGTCTCACCTACGTGGGGCCCGGCAACCCGGCGGACGCCGCACTGGAGGGGATCGCGCCGGGCACACCGGTCGTCCTGCGCGGCCTCGGGCTGAACTTCTTCGACCACCTGGCACTGCTCACCGAGGGCCGCGGCGGCACGTTCAAGGAGAGCGAGACCGGCCTCGTGTACCTCCCGAGCGGCAACGAGCCGATGCTGTACGCCGGTTCGCGGCGCGGTGTGCCGTACCACGCCCGGGGCGAGAACGAGAAGGGCGCGTTCGGCCGCCACCACCCCCGCTTCCTGACCCAGGAGATCATCGCCGGGCTGCGTCGGCGCGCGGACGACGGACGGCCCGTCACCTTCCGCGAGGGGATCTGGCCGCTGATCGACCGTGAGGTGCGCACCGTCTACCACCGGGCGTGGATCCGGGCCGCCCACGGGACCTGGGCCGCCGAGGAGTTCGTACGGCTCACGCTCGCGGGCCGGTGTCCCGAGGAGGACCTGCTGGACCGGTACGCCGTGCCGCGCGGCGAGCGGTGGAACTGGCAGCGGATCGAGCGCCCGTACGGCGAGCGCGCCTTCGCCGGCCGCGACGACTTCCGGAACTGGCTGCTGGAGTACCTGCGGCGGGATCTCGCCGAGGCCAGGCTGGGCAACGTGAACGGGCCGCTGAAGGCAGCGCTGGACGCCCTGCGGGACCTGCGCAACGAGATCAGGCTGGCGGTCGACCACGGTGGCGTCTCCGGCGAGTCGTACGCCGGCGAACTGGCCGGCTGGTACACGCCGTTGAACGCCTTCACCTCGATCGGGCCGCCGGCCTTCCGGATCGAGCAGCTGATCGCGCTGGTCGAGGCCGGGACGCTGCACGTCGTAGGTCCGGGGATGCGGGTACGGCCCTCCGCGAGCGAGCGAGGATTCCTGGTGGACGCGGAACTGGTGTCCGAGCCGCCGGTGCGGGTCGGCGCGCTGATCGAGGCACGGCTGCCCGACGTCGACCTGCGGCGCAGCGCCAACCCCCTGCTCAGGGCGCTTCTCGCGGCCGGTGCCTGCGTTCCGTACCGGCTGGGCGGTCACGAGACGGGCGGGCTGGCCGTGACCGGCGGCCCGCCCCGGCTGGTGGACGCGGCGGGCCGGGCGCACCCGCGCCGGTACGCGTTCGGCGTGCCGACGGAGGGAGTGCGCTGGGTGACGGCGGTCGGGGTCAGGCCCGGCGTCGGCTCGGTGACGCTGGAGGACTCCGACGCGATCGCACGGGCGGTCCTGCTGCTTCCGGCGGCCGAAGCGCCGTCGCTCTCCGCTTCTTTGACGACACATCAGACATGA
- the fabG gene encoding 3-oxoacyl-ACP reductase FabG, with protein sequence MPGSGDRAAARSVFVTGGNRGIGLAIARRFAAAGDRVAVTHRGDGPPAADRLLAVRCDVTDGEQVDQAFKEAEAAHGPVTVLVANAGLTSDRLLVRMSEEDFTSVIDTNLTGAFRVARRAVRGMLRQGHGRIVLISSTAALHGAAGQTNYAAAKAGLVGFARSLTHELGARDITCNVVAPGLTETDMSRALTEEQRRNLLGRTPAGRLAHPDEVADAVAFLAGAGYVRGAVIPVDGGAGLGH encoded by the coding sequence ATGCCAGGAAGCGGCGATCGGGCCGCCGCGCGGTCGGTCTTCGTGACCGGCGGGAACAGGGGGATCGGGCTGGCCATAGCCCGGCGCTTCGCCGCGGCGGGAGACCGGGTCGCGGTCACCCACCGCGGTGACGGGCCACCCGCCGCCGACCGCCTCCTCGCCGTACGGTGCGACGTGACGGACGGTGAGCAGGTGGACCAGGCCTTCAAGGAGGCCGAGGCCGCCCACGGGCCGGTCACCGTCCTGGTGGCCAACGCGGGGCTCACCAGCGACCGGCTGCTGGTGCGGATGAGTGAGGAGGACTTCACCTCCGTGATCGACACCAACCTCACCGGAGCCTTCCGGGTCGCCCGGCGCGCGGTGCGCGGGATGCTACGGCAGGGCCACGGCCGGATCGTGCTGATCTCCTCCACGGCGGCACTGCACGGCGCCGCCGGGCAGACCAACTACGCGGCGGCGAAGGCGGGGCTGGTCGGTTTCGCCCGGTCACTGACCCATGAACTCGGTGCCCGGGACATCACCTGCAACGTGGTGGCTCCCGGCCTGACCGAGACGGACATGAGCCGCGCGCTGACCGAGGAGCAGCGCCGGAACCTGCTCGGCCGCACCCCGGCCGGCCGCCTGGCCCACCCCGACGAGGTCGCCGACGCGGTGGCGTTCCTGGCCGGCGCCGGCTACGTGCGCGGGGCCGTGATCCCGGTCGACGGAGGAGCCGGACTGGGGCATTGA